In Gammaproteobacteria bacterium, one DNA window encodes the following:
- a CDS encoding GMC family oxidoreductase — translation MTAYVLACSGLRVLMLEAGRHYDPVAETPMFHLPRDAPLRGGGTRHKPFGFYDATVDGGWEVPGEPYSSAEGTDFRWWRARMLGGRTNHWGRISLRMGEYDFKPYSRDGLGFDWPLSYDDLAPWYDKTEALIGVYGSNEGLENTPNSSPGVLLPPPAPRAEELLTRHHCGDLGIPVIPAHLAILTRRLDAARIARTLWPGNALAQRVTEESMAARAACFYATPCGRGCSIKANFQTPTVLLPPALATGNLDIITDAMVREVTIDARGQATGVHYIDRNTRLDEYAGARVVVLAASACESARILLNSKSSLHPDGLGNGSGLVGKYIMDTVGAGVGGQIPALENMPPHNADGASAMHLYMPWWLYQEQARGQLDFARGYHIEFGGGRRMPGFGFMGGLAELTGGSYGQRLKDECRRYYGSFLWFDGRGEMIPNEDSFCEIDPEGVDRWGIPTLRFNWKWSSHELNQARHMQHTFADIIQAMGGRVTSDVHDDGARAIAAPGVIIHEVGGAMMGDDPRTSVLNQFCRSWEVDNLFVTDGGCFVSNADKNPTLSILALAWRASDYIVEQLRTRSL, via the coding sequence ATGACCGCCTACGTGCTCGCCTGCTCCGGGCTCAGGGTGCTGATGCTCGAGGCGGGCCGGCACTACGACCCGGTCGCCGAGACCCCCATGTTCCACCTTCCGCGCGATGCGCCCCTGCGCGGGGGCGGCACCCGCCACAAGCCCTTCGGCTTCTACGACGCGACCGTCGACGGGGGCTGGGAGGTGCCGGGCGAGCCCTACTCGAGCGCGGAGGGTACCGACTTCCGCTGGTGGCGCGCGCGCATGCTGGGCGGGCGCACCAACCACTGGGGCCGCATCTCGCTGCGCATGGGCGAGTACGACTTCAAGCCGTACTCCCGCGACGGGCTGGGCTTCGACTGGCCGCTCTCCTACGACGATCTCGCGCCCTGGTACGACAAGACCGAGGCCCTGATCGGCGTCTACGGCTCGAACGAGGGACTGGAGAACACCCCGAACTCCTCCCCGGGCGTGCTGCTCCCGCCTCCGGCGCCCCGCGCCGAGGAGCTGCTGACCCGGCACCACTGCGGTGACCTGGGCATCCCCGTCATTCCCGCGCACCTCGCGATCCTCACCCGGCGTCTCGACGCCGCCCGCATCGCGCGCACGCTCTGGCCCGGCAACGCGCTGGCGCAGCGGGTGACCGAGGAATCAATGGCGGCGCGCGCCGCGTGCTTCTACGCGACCCCCTGCGGCCGCGGCTGCTCCATCAAGGCCAACTTCCAGACGCCGACCGTGCTGCTGCCCCCCGCCCTGGCTACCGGCAACCTGGACATCATCACCGACGCCATGGTGCGCGAGGTCACCATCGACGCGCGCGGGCAGGCGACCGGGGTGCACTACATCGACAGGAACACACGCCTCGACGAATATGCCGGCGCCCGAGTGGTGGTGCTGGCCGCCAGCGCCTGCGAGTCGGCGCGCATCCTCCTCAACTCGAAGAGCTCGCTTCATCCGGACGGGCTGGGCAACGGCAGCGGTCTGGTCGGCAAGTACATCATGGACACCGTCGGCGCGGGCGTCGGCGGCCAGATTCCCGCCCTTGAGAACATGCCCCCGCACAACGCGGACGGCGCCTCGGCGATGCACCTGTACATGCCCTGGTGGCTCTACCAGGAGCAGGCACGGGGCCAGCTCGATTTCGCGCGCGGGTATCACATCGAGTTCGGCGGGGGGCGGCGCATGCCCGGCTTCGGCTTCATGGGCGGACTCGCGGAGCTCACCGGGGGCAGCTACGGCCAGCGGCTGAAGGACGAGTGCCGCCGCTACTACGGCTCGTTCCTCTGGTTCGACGGGCGCGGCGAGATGATCCCCAACGAGGATTCCTTCTGCGAGATCGATCCCGAAGGCGTGGACCGATGGGGCATCCCGACCCTCAGGTTCAACTGGAAGTGGTCCTCGCACGAGCTGAACCAGGCCCGGCACATGCAGCACACCTTCGCCGACATCATCCAGGCGATGGGCGGCCGGGTCACCAGCGACGTCCACGACGACGGAGCGCGCGCGATCGCCGCCCCCGGCGTCATCATCCACGAAGTGGGGGGCGCGATGATGGGCGACGACCCGCGCACCTCGGTGCTCAACCAGTTCTGCCGGTCGTGGGAGGTCGACAACCTGTTCGTGACCGATGGAGGCTGCTTCGTGTCGAACGCGGACAAGAACCCGACCCTGTCGATCCTGGCGCTGGCCTGGCGCGCGTCGGACTACATCGTGGAACAGTTGCGAACCCGGAGCCTGTGA
- a CDS encoding MFS transporter gives MARSDDQPSANAGRLFRGSCVALIATSVAFATVGAVMLDLKNEFVLTNEQVGWIGGAALWGFALSQVVFAPLADTLGFRTLLRTAFAAHLIGTITLMLGGSFAYLFTGALIISMGNGLVEAACNPLVAALYPGDKTVKLNNFHVWFPGGIVLGGLAAFGLDQLAASSAGLEALGEWRVKIALIVIPTLIYGHMLLRERFPPTEGVQAGVSVGEMFRAALTTPFMLLMLFAMTMTASIEIGPTRWVPAVLEAGGIPGILVLVWINGLMAVLRHRAGTVVHRLSPPGLLLVSAALSGVGLLAFSYASGTAAVFLTATIFAVGICYIWPTMLGVVSERVPKSGALGLGLMGAVGMATTGLVTAPQMGRVADVYAHDQLPVAEVVALFERAEGELATVPGPDASAARAAAVEVVDEYQAAGALPSPATANALRQIIDSGAGEGLTGDAQAILGPADNFGGRISFRYLVPLCAVLMVIFGVLQARARREGGYRARRIADAA, from the coding sequence ATGGCCCGTTCCGACGACCAACCATCCGCCAACGCCGGACGCCTCTTCCGGGGCAGTTGCGTCGCCCTCATCGCGACATCGGTTGCGTTCGCGACCGTGGGCGCCGTCATGCTCGACCTCAAGAACGAGTTCGTGCTCACCAACGAGCAGGTGGGCTGGATCGGAGGCGCCGCGCTGTGGGGGTTCGCGCTCTCCCAGGTGGTCTTCGCGCCGCTGGCCGACACCCTGGGCTTCCGAACCCTGCTGCGCACGGCGTTCGCGGCGCACCTCATCGGCACAATTACGCTGATGCTCGGGGGGAGCTTCGCGTACCTCTTCACCGGCGCACTGATCATCTCCATGGGGAACGGGCTGGTGGAAGCCGCGTGCAACCCCCTGGTGGCGGCTCTCTACCCCGGCGACAAGACCGTCAAGCTGAACAACTTCCACGTCTGGTTCCCCGGCGGGATCGTGCTGGGCGGACTGGCCGCGTTCGGGCTCGATCAACTGGCGGCTTCGTCGGCGGGACTGGAGGCCCTGGGGGAGTGGCGGGTAAAGATTGCGCTGATCGTCATCCCGACCCTGATCTACGGCCACATGCTGCTGCGGGAACGGTTCCCGCCCACGGAAGGGGTGCAGGCGGGCGTGTCGGTAGGGGAGATGTTCCGCGCCGCGCTCACCACGCCGTTCATGCTGCTCATGCTGTTCGCGATGACGATGACCGCTTCCATCGAGATCGGGCCCACCCGCTGGGTCCCGGCGGTGCTGGAAGCGGGCGGCATTCCCGGCATCCTGGTGCTGGTATGGATCAACGGGCTGATGGCGGTGCTGCGCCACCGGGCCGGGACGGTGGTCCACCGGCTCTCGCCGCCGGGCCTGCTGCTGGTGTCGGCGGCCCTCTCCGGCGTCGGGTTGCTCGCCTTCAGTTACGCGTCCGGGACGGCGGCGGTGTTCCTCACCGCGACGATCTTCGCCGTGGGCATCTGCTACATCTGGCCCACCATGCTGGGCGTGGTCTCGGAGCGGGTGCCGAAGAGCGGCGCGCTCGGGCTCGGGCTGATGGGTGCGGTGGGGATGGCGACGACCGGGCTGGTGACCGCGCCCCAGATGGGCCGCGTCGCCGACGTGTACGCCCACGACCAGCTTCCGGTGGCGGAGGTGGTGGCGCTGTTCGAGCGCGCCGAGGGCGAGCTGGCGACCGTGCCGGGACCGGACGCGAGCGCCGCGCGCGCAGCGGCTGTCGAGGTGGTGGACGAATACCAGGCGGCGGGCGCCCTGCCCTCCCCCGCCACCGCCAACGCGCTCCGGCAGATCATCGACTCCGGGGCGGGTGAAGGCCTCACCGGGGATGCGCAGGCGATCCTCGGTCCGGCGGACAACTTCGGGGGACGCATCTCCTTCCGTTACCTGGTGCCGCTTTGCGCCGTCCTCATGGTGATCTTCGGCGTGTTGCAGGCGCGCGCCCGACGGGAAGGCGGATATCGGGCGCGGCGGATCGCCGACGCCGCATGA
- a CDS encoding DUF1080 domain-containing protein, protein MRTLARIWRGAVLRPSLCAVLLGLAVSPGFSGAQEHNTLTAAEREAGWRLLFDGRSLDGWRRYDGEPMTGGWVVEDGALAHVRGGRSIITDDIFEDFELALEWKVEPGGNSGVFYRAAAGAEEIFHSAPELQVLDDAGHADGRSPLTSAGANYALHGVPRGIVRPAEEWNQVRILARGDHVEHWLNGEKVVEYELGSDDWKAKVAASKFVEWPEYGQAARGHIGLQDHGNRVWFRNIKLREIR, encoded by the coding sequence ATGAGAACCTTGGCAAGAATATGGCGTGGGGCGGTGCTTCGCCCCTCCCTGTGCGCGGTCCTCCTGGGCCTCGCCGTGTCTCCCGGGTTCTCCGGCGCGCAGGAGCACAACACGCTCACCGCAGCCGAACGGGAGGCGGGGTGGCGCCTGCTCTTCGACGGGCGTTCGCTCGATGGCTGGCGGCGCTACGACGGCGAGCCCATGACGGGGGGCTGGGTCGTGGAGGACGGCGCGCTGGCGCACGTGCGCGGAGGACGCTCCATCATCACCGACGACATCTTCGAGGACTTCGAGCTGGCGCTCGAGTGGAAGGTCGAGCCCGGCGGCAACTCGGGCGTCTTCTACCGCGCGGCGGCGGGGGCCGAGGAGATCTTCCACAGCGCGCCGGAGCTGCAGGTGCTGGACGACGCGGGGCACGCCGACGGGCGCAGCCCGCTCACCAGCGCGGGCGCCAACTATGCTCTGCACGGTGTTCCTCGGGGGATCGTGCGTCCGGCGGAGGAGTGGAACCAGGTCCGGATTCTGGCGCGGGGAGACCACGTCGAACACTGGCTCAACGGCGAGAAGGTGGTGGAATACGAGCTGGGCAGCGACGACTGGAAGGCGAAGGTGGCCGCGAGCAAGTTCGTCGAGTGGCCGGAATACGGGCAGGCGGCCCGGGGGCACATCGGCCTTCAGGATCACGGGAACCGGGTCTGGTTCCGCAACATCAAGCTGCGGGAGATTCGATGA
- a CDS encoding DUF2203 domain-containing protein, translated as MKFPRKAFTLAEANALLPALETVLADLARARQDLERHVEQLKILEALWGRLVMAPTNPDHAEFLKHREGVGQAGARIRRCVEEEILGRGIRFPSGGLEHGLLDFPTTFEGRWVYLCWRRGEPRISQWHEVDAGFSGRRPIRPAEAARMGIEDDPGDVDDSMLDF; from the coding sequence GTGAAGTTCCCGCGCAAGGCCTTCACCCTGGCCGAGGCCAACGCCCTCCTGCCCGCACTCGAGACCGTCCTGGCCGACCTCGCCCGTGCGCGCCAGGACCTGGAGCGCCACGTCGAGCAGCTCAAGATCCTCGAGGCTCTCTGGGGACGTCTAGTCATGGCGCCGACCAACCCGGATCACGCCGAGTTCCTCAAGCATCGCGAAGGCGTGGGACAGGCGGGTGCGCGCATCCGGCGCTGCGTTGAGGAGGAGATCCTGGGGAGAGGCATCCGGTTTCCGTCGGGAGGGCTGGAGCACGGCCTGCTCGACTTTCCGACCACGTTCGAGGGGCGGTGGGTCTATCTGTGCTGGCGCCGCGGAGAGCCGCGCATCTCGCAGTGGCACGAAGTGGACGCAGGATTCTCCGGACGCCGCCCGATCCGCCCCGCGGAAGCCGCGCGCATGGGTATCGAGGACGATCCCGGCGACGTCGATGACTCGATGCTGGATTTCTGA
- a CDS encoding Gfo/Idh/MocA family oxidoreductase — translation MILRYGMVGGGPGAFIGPVHRMAAALDGDWRLCAGAFSADADQSRGTGAHLGLASDRVYGSWREMVETEATLPPDERIHTVAIVTPNHLHHPMARAFLERGIHVVCDKPLAVTVEEADDLCRMAASTGLVFAVTYNYSGYPLVKEARARVRGGAVGKARKVVVEYSQGWLAELLEAEGHKQAEWRADTARGGPSAVLGDIGSHAHHLMRYVTGLEVQRLFADLGTVVAGRTAHDDAVVLLELDGGVRGVLMASQIATGERNHLRLRVYGSEGGLDWNQEEPNRLRLLRPDGSVEVVHRAAGTRAPMAAAATRLPGGHPEGFVEAFANLYGEVARAVRGRDCGGGPTVHDPATGGDKAPEPDFPTVRDGARGIHFIDAAIRSQEAGAWIETDYTPP, via the coding sequence TTGATTCTCCGCTACGGCATGGTCGGAGGCGGACCGGGCGCCTTCATCGGTCCGGTGCACCGCATGGCCGCCGCCCTCGATGGCGATTGGCGGCTGTGCGCGGGCGCATTCTCGGCGGACGCGGACCAATCGCGAGGCACCGGCGCCCATCTGGGGCTTGCGTCGGATCGTGTATACGGGTCCTGGCGGGAGATGGTGGAGACGGAGGCGACACTTCCGCCCGATGAGCGCATCCACACGGTGGCGATCGTCACCCCCAACCACCTGCACCATCCGATGGCGCGCGCTTTTCTGGAGCGGGGCATTCACGTCGTCTGCGACAAGCCGTTGGCGGTGACCGTGGAGGAGGCCGACGACCTGTGCCGCATGGCCGCGTCGACCGGCCTCGTCTTCGCGGTGACCTACAACTACTCCGGCTACCCACTGGTTAAGGAGGCGCGCGCGCGGGTGCGGGGCGGCGCCGTCGGCAAGGCGCGCAAGGTCGTGGTGGAGTATTCTCAGGGGTGGCTCGCGGAGCTGCTCGAGGCGGAGGGACACAAGCAGGCGGAGTGGCGCGCCGACACCGCGCGGGGGGGGCCGTCCGCGGTGCTGGGGGACATCGGATCTCACGCACACCACCTGATGCGCTACGTGACCGGCCTGGAGGTGCAGCGCCTGTTCGCCGACCTGGGCACCGTGGTGGCCGGCCGCACCGCCCACGACGACGCGGTGGTGCTGCTCGAGCTGGACGGCGGGGTCCGTGGCGTGCTGATGGCGTCCCAGATCGCCACCGGCGAGCGCAACCACCTGCGCCTGCGCGTCTACGGCAGCGAGGGCGGACTCGACTGGAACCAGGAGGAGCCGAATCGCCTTCGCCTCCTGCGGCCGGACGGCTCGGTGGAGGTGGTGCACCGCGCCGCCGGCACCCGCGCGCCCATGGCCGCGGCCGCCACCCGCCTGCCCGGCGGCCACCCGGAGGGCTTCGTGGAGGCGTTCGCGAACCTCTATGGTGAAGTGGCGAGGGCGGTGCGGGGGCGGGACTGCGGGGGCGGTCCCACGGTCCACGATCCGGCGACGGGAGGCGACAAGGCCCCCGAGCCCGACTTCCCCACCGTCCGCGACGGCGCCCGCGGGATCCACTTCATCGACGCCGCGATCCGGAGCCAGGAGGCGGGCGCCTGGATCGAGACAGACTACACGCCTCCCTGA
- a CDS encoding M20/M25/M40 family metallo-hydrolase, which produces MMAGIRPRGWASGAGAAALLAAVSLSAAPSQAQSGTDVARAWRQAREAELLDDFRELLTYPNRARDIEDVTRAAIYIRDLLREAGAESELLSIDGVAPAVYGRLMVPGATRTLGIYVHYDGQPVDPSNWTHPPFEPTLYSASMEAGGAPIPFPAAGDAVDPEWRIYARSAGDDKAPIAAVLPVLHAFREAGISPTSNLVFLFDGEEEVGSRNLGRYMEMRAEALDEVDIWLFFDGPVHQSGRPQLTFGVRGAMGMEVTVYGASRNLHSGHYGNWAPDTGNILAHLLASMKDEEGRVLVEGWYDTTDPIGSEERAALENMPDIEAELKRELGLVWTEGEPETLPERLLVPALNVRGITSGNTGALARNIIPNTAVAALGIRLVQGNDAGHLRQLIVDHIEGQGFHVVSEDPDMETRLRYPRIAKVTGGGGSPASRTEMANPFVQEIIAATSDAADRAFGPGSLVLAPGMGGTLPLYLFTDVAGKPAINVPIANHDNNQHAPDENLRIANLWYAIDLYAALLTMPRGVS; this is translated from the coding sequence ATGATGGCCGGGATTCGGCCGCGTGGATGGGCATCCGGGGCTGGAGCGGCGGCGCTGCTGGCGGCGGTTTCGCTGAGTGCGGCTCCGTCGCAAGCGCAGTCCGGCACCGACGTGGCGCGCGCCTGGCGGCAGGCTCGCGAGGCCGAGCTGCTCGACGACTTCCGCGAGCTGCTGACCTACCCGAACCGCGCGCGCGACATCGAGGACGTGACCCGCGCCGCCATCTACATCCGCGACCTGCTGCGCGAGGCCGGGGCCGAGTCCGAGCTGCTCTCCATCGACGGCGTGGCGCCCGCCGTCTACGGTCGGCTCATGGTCCCCGGCGCGACTCGCACCCTCGGCATCTACGTGCACTACGACGGCCAGCCCGTCGACCCGTCGAACTGGACTCATCCCCCCTTCGAGCCGACGCTCTACTCCGCGTCGATGGAGGCCGGAGGCGCACCCATCCCCTTCCCCGCAGCCGGTGACGCGGTAGACCCGGAGTGGCGCATCTACGCGCGCTCGGCAGGGGACGACAAGGCGCCCATCGCCGCGGTGCTCCCCGTCCTGCATGCCTTTCGCGAAGCGGGCATCTCGCCCACCTCCAACCTCGTCTTCCTCTTCGACGGCGAGGAGGAGGTGGGTTCGCGCAACCTGGGGCGGTACATGGAGATGCGGGCCGAGGCGCTGGACGAGGTGGACATCTGGCTCTTCTTCGACGGGCCGGTGCACCAGAGCGGACGCCCGCAGCTGACCTTCGGGGTGCGCGGGGCCATGGGAATGGAGGTCACGGTATACGGCGCCAGCCGCAACCTGCATTCCGGGCACTACGGCAACTGGGCCCCGGACACCGGCAACATCCTGGCGCACCTGCTGGCTTCGATGAAGGACGAAGAAGGACGGGTGCTGGTCGAGGGCTGGTACGACACCACCGATCCCATCGGTTCGGAGGAACGCGCCGCGCTCGAGAACATGCCCGATATCGAAGCTGAGCTGAAGCGGGAACTGGGGCTGGTCTGGACGGAGGGCGAGCCCGAGACGCTGCCCGAGCGGCTCCTGGTGCCGGCGCTGAACGTGCGCGGCATCACCAGCGGCAACACCGGGGCTCTGGCCCGCAACATCATCCCCAACACCGCGGTGGCGGCGCTCGGCATCCGGCTGGTGCAGGGGAACGACGCCGGCCACCTGCGGCAGCTGATCGTGGACCACATCGAGGGGCAGGGCTTCCACGTGGTGTCCGAGGATCCGGACATGGAGACCCGGCTGCGCTACCCGCGCATCGCCAAGGTCACCGGAGGCGGGGGATCGCCGGCATCGCGGACGGAGATGGCCAACCCGTTCGTGCAGGAGATCATCGCGGCGACTTCCGACGCCGCGGATCGCGCCTTCGGGCCCGGGTCGCTGGTGCTGGCTCCGGGGATGGGCGGGACGCTGCCCCTCTACCTGTTCACCGACGTCGCGGGCAAGCCCGCCATCAACGTGCCCATCGCCAATCACGACAACAACCAGCACGCGCCCGACGAGAACCTGCGCATCGCCAACCTGTGGTATGCGATCGATCTCTACGCCGCGCTGCTGACCATGCCGAGGGGGGTCTCGTGA
- a CDS encoding sugar phosphate isomerase/epimerase, translating into MSAAAQRHGREGPGSGMDRRSFLGALPGAAVVVGGLAETRAWPSDGRSNPYVTSGLVREELRDGRGSRAPSAIGVQLYTVRSVMTSDPDGTLAAIAAIGYEEVELAGLYGMSAREMKARLDAVGLAATSSHHSVEEVRGSWEATLEAAVALGQSLVVVPALPVAERDGEALRRVADDFNRAGDAARAAGLRFGYHNHDWEMRSGADGVRPIDLLLDRTDPELVDWQMDIFWTVHGGADPMADLNARPGRVTSVHVKDRTAAGEMADVGAGVIDFRPVLARAGELGLLHQYVEHDHPGDPIESVRASYRALAAMVPAGMEDHAA; encoded by the coding sequence ATGAGCGCGGCCGCGCAGCGGCATGGCCGGGAGGGCCCGGGCAGCGGCATGGACCGGCGGAGCTTCCTGGGGGCGCTCCCCGGCGCGGCGGTGGTTGTGGGCGGGCTCGCGGAGACGCGGGCCTGGCCTTCGGACGGCCGAAGCAACCCTTACGTTACGTCAGGGTTGGTCCGGGAAGAGCTTCGAGACGGGCGTGGGTCCCGCGCACCCAGCGCGATCGGGGTGCAGCTATACACGGTGCGCTCGGTGATGACGAGCGACCCGGACGGCACCCTCGCCGCGATCGCCGCGATCGGCTACGAGGAAGTCGAGCTGGCGGGCCTCTACGGGATGTCTGCGCGGGAGATGAAGGCCCGGCTGGACGCGGTGGGGCTGGCGGCCACCTCGAGCCACCACTCGGTGGAGGAGGTGCGGGGCAGTTGGGAGGCGACCCTGGAGGCCGCCGTCGCACTCGGCCAGAGCCTGGTGGTGGTGCCGGCCCTCCCGGTCGCCGAGCGCGACGGGGAGGCGCTGCGGCGGGTCGCGGACGATTTCAACCGGGCGGGTGACGCCGCCCGCGCCGCCGGCCTCCGCTTCGGCTACCACAATCACGACTGGGAGATGCGCTCGGGCGCGGACGGGGTGCGCCCCATCGACCTGCTGCTGGACCGCACCGACCCGGAGCTGGTCGACTGGCAGATGGACATCTTCTGGACGGTGCACGGCGGCGCCGACCCCATGGCTGACCTGAACGCGCGCCCGGGCCGGGTGACCAGCGTCCACGTGAAGGATCGTACCGCCGCGGGCGAGATGGCCGACGTGGGCGCGGGAGTGATCGACTTCCGCCCCGTGCTGGCGCGCGCCGGCGAACTGGGGCTGCTCCACCAGTACGTGGAACACGACCATCCCGGCGACCCGATCGAGAGCGTGCGCGCCAGCTACCGGGCGCTCGCCGCCATGGTGCCCGCGGGCATGGAGGATCACGCGGCGTGA
- a CDS encoding gluconate 2-dehydrogenase subunit 3 family protein — protein MSEERTKPGGQHERTLPMAGTAHSAEPSSPAAPPKHSQDGPVATGTLAMDRRHALKVMALAAAAPGLASCGPGAGDEAGAAGASAGVPGIPAGAPPGQVTNPNARGDLWDPDLLSPVVPWERTLESDELESLAALCDVILPADDRSPSASEVGAHDFIDEWVSAPYEALQEGGVLMRGGLVWLDREAHTRFGNGAPSASVRFRDLAPAQQRAICDDICDPERAEGGPFEAASLFFDRVRYLTLTAFWTTAEGMDDLQYIGNTPLTQWDPPPPEVLRHIGLA, from the coding sequence ATGAGCGAAGAGCGCACGAAGCCCGGGGGGCAGCACGAACGGACCCTGCCGATGGCGGGGACGGCACACTCTGCCGAGCCCTCTTCGCCCGCGGCGCCGCCGAAGCACAGCCAGGACGGCCCCGTGGCCACCGGCACCCTCGCAATGGACCGCCGCCACGCCCTCAAGGTGATGGCGCTGGCCGCCGCCGCGCCCGGTCTTGCATCGTGCGGTCCCGGAGCTGGCGACGAAGCCGGGGCCGCAGGCGCATCCGCGGGAGTTCCCGGCATCCCCGCCGGCGCGCCCCCCGGCCAGGTCACCAACCCCAACGCGCGCGGCGACCTCTGGGATCCCGACCTGCTCTCCCCCGTGGTGCCGTGGGAGCGGACACTGGAGTCCGACGAACTCGAATCGCTGGCCGCGCTGTGCGACGTGATCCTGCCCGCCGACGACCGCTCTCCCTCCGCGAGCGAGGTCGGCGCCCACGACTTCATCGACGAGTGGGTGAGCGCGCCCTACGAGGCCCTCCAGGAGGGCGGCGTGCTGATGCGGGGCGGGCTGGTGTGGCTCGACCGCGAAGCCCACACGCGTTTCGGCAACGGCGCCCCGTCCGCAAGCGTGCGCTTCCGCGATCTCGCACCCGCGCAGCAGCGCGCCATCTGCGACGATATCTGCGATCCCGAACGGGCGGAAGGCGGGCCGTTCGAGGCCGCTTCCCTCTTCTTCGACCGGGTGCGCTACCTGACCCTCACCGCCTTCTGGACCACGGCCGAGGGCATGGACGACCTCCAGTACATCGGCAATACCCCCCTTACCCAATGGGATCCGCCGCCGCCCGAGGTGCTCCGCCACATCGGGCTCGCCTGA
- a CDS encoding Gfo/Idh/MocA family oxidoreductase: MTDITRREFVSGSAALAMGATVVPRHVLGGPGYQAPSDTLAIAIVGAGGMGAENAQELGSERIVAVCDVDHRLVENKVEERSVDRDGNPREPGVRWKEQYAAARKYTDFRVMLEQQEEVDAVLVATPDHTHAVIAGAAMRAGKHVYVQKPLTWSVHEARELGRLAESTGVVTQMGNQGHSNDEARLINEWVQAGVIGVVREVHVWTNRPIWMQGLPRPAALPDDASIADPGRSWWPGSAQEAVAAGLWADFRVPAHLHWDLYLGPIAREVAYHPMYHPFHWRGWVDFGVGALGDMGAHLIDHPFWALDLGLPHAIEATSTPWGGPADDPVSYPVATKVHFEFGRRGVLPPVDMHWYDGGLMPRRHPWLPDDVPLDRGGGVLFVGERGLLLHETYGRNPRVYPTELQEEADAVPPTYARVEGTHEMNWANACKGIGEAVSPFSYAAPLTETMLLGLVALRAGQGERIEYDAANMRVTNHEKANEYLVREYREGWSI, encoded by the coding sequence ATGACCGACATCACGCGCAGGGAATTCGTATCCGGGAGCGCCGCTCTGGCGATGGGCGCGACGGTGGTGCCCCGCCACGTGCTGGGCGGCCCCGGATACCAGGCGCCCAGCGACACTCTGGCGATCGCCATCGTGGGCGCGGGCGGAATGGGCGCCGAGAACGCCCAGGAGCTCGGCAGCGAGCGCATCGTCGCAGTGTGCGACGTCGATCATCGGCTGGTGGAGAACAAGGTCGAGGAGCGCTCGGTCGACCGCGACGGGAACCCGCGCGAACCCGGCGTGCGCTGGAAAGAGCAGTACGCCGCCGCGCGCAAGTACACCGACTTCCGCGTCATGCTGGAGCAGCAGGAGGAGGTCGACGCGGTGCTGGTCGCGACCCCCGACCACACCCACGCGGTCATCGCCGGGGCCGCCATGCGGGCGGGCAAGCACGTCTATGTGCAGAAGCCCCTGACCTGGTCGGTGCACGAGGCGCGCGAGCTCGGCCGGCTGGCGGAGTCGACCGGGGTGGTCACCCAGATGGGCAACCAGGGCCACTCGAACGACGAGGCGCGCCTGATCAACGAGTGGGTGCAGGCCGGAGTCATCGGCGTGGTGCGCGAGGTCCATGTGTGGACCAACCGCCCCATCTGGATGCAGGGGCTCCCGCGCCCGGCGGCGTTGCCGGACGACGCCAGCATTGCCGACCCCGGCCGCTCGTGGTGGCCCGGCTCGGCGCAGGAAGCGGTCGCGGCGGGGCTGTGGGCCGACTTCAGGGTGCCCGCGCACCTCCACTGGGACCTGTATCTGGGGCCGATCGCGCGCGAGGTCGCGTACCACCCGATGTACCACCCCTTCCACTGGCGCGGATGGGTCGACTTCGGGGTGGGGGCGCTGGGCGACATGGGAGCGCATCTGATCGACCATCCGTTCTGGGCGCTCGACCTCGGGCTTCCCCACGCCATCGAGGCGACCTCGACCCCCTGGGGCGGTCCCGCCGACGACCCGGTCTCGTATCCGGTCGCCACCAAGGTGCACTTCGAGTTCGGCCGTCGCGGCGTCCTGCCCCCCGTCGACATGCACTGGTACGACGGCGGGCTGATGCCCAGGCGCCATCCGTGGCTGCCGGACGACGTGCCGCTCGACCGCGGCGGCGGCGTGCTTTTCGTGGGCGAGCGCGGGCTGCTGCTGCACGAGACCTACGGCCGCAACCCCAGGGTCTATCCCACGGAGCTGCAGGAGGAAGCGGACGCGGTGCCGCCGACCTACGCGCGCGTCGAGGGCACCCACGAGATGAACTGGGCCAACGCCTGCAAGGGAATCGGCGAGGCCGTTTCCCCGTTCTCGTACGCGGCGCCGTTGACCGAGACGATGCTGTTGGGGCTGGTCGCGCTGCGTGCGGGCCAGGGCGAGCGCATCGAATACGACGCGGCCAACATGCGCGTCACCAACCACGAGAAGGCCAACGAGTACCTGGTGCGCGAGTATCGGGAGGGATGGAGCATATGA